In Hyphomicrobiales bacterium, a single genomic region encodes these proteins:
- a CDS encoding trimeric intracellular cation channel family protein, protein MNALVLLDYAGVALFAATGALSASRKQLDIMGFVFLATLTGIGGGTARDLILGVPVFWVEEHLYIAVCAVAAIGTYFAAHLLESRYRWLLWLDAIAIAAYGVLGAHKGLEVTGSPMVAVVMGMLTGTLGGILRDVVANEPSIILRKEIYVSAVVAGATVFAVAQVAGLPLMVSAGAGFFLAFVIRSGAIIFGWKLPQYKSRPGRLHP, encoded by the coding sequence ATGAACGCACTCGTCCTTCTCGATTATGCCGGCGTTGCCCTCTTTGCTGCGACCGGGGCCCTCTCTGCCTCGCGCAAGCAGCTCGACATAATGGGTTTCGTCTTTCTCGCCACGCTGACCGGCATCGGCGGCGGCACCGCGCGCGATCTGATCCTCGGCGTCCCGGTCTTCTGGGTCGAGGAGCATCTTTACATTGCGGTCTGCGCGGTGGCGGCGATCGGCACCTATTTCGCGGCGCATCTGCTCGAGTCGCGCTACCGGTGGTTGCTATGGCTGGATGCGATCGCGATCGCCGCCTATGGCGTCCTCGGAGCCCACAAGGGGCTCGAGGTAACCGGTTCGCCCATGGTGGCCGTCGTCATGGGCATGCTGACCGGAACGCTCGGTGGCATTCTGCGGGATGTGGTGGCGAACGAACCCTCCATCATACTGCGGAAGGAAATTTACGTTTCGGCGGTCGTCGCGGGTGCCACCGTGTTCGCCGTCGCTCAAGTGGCGGGTCTGCCCCTCATGGTTTCCGCCGGCGCCGGCTTTTTCCTCGCTTTTGTAATTCGCAGCGGAGCAATCATCTTCGGCTGGAAGTTGCCTCAGTACAAGTCGCGACCTGGACGACTTCACCCTTGA